Proteins co-encoded in one Xiphophorus couchianus chromosome 3, X_couchianus-1.0, whole genome shotgun sequence genomic window:
- the chd4b gene encoding chromodomain-helicase-DNA-binding protein 4 isoform X5: MSCSEDERDDFGAPEEHSVLHDEEEPEDVVSDLDEAPKSKKKKKAKKSSRESRSSKRQRPIREELPVSSPEHLMGMEAAERDADEGVMRSESEGSDYAPGRKKKKRSSSAKDKKKGGGAGEKGGSKSKRKDPEPEDDDDDNDDCQPKSSAQLLEAWGMKDIDHVFTQEDYSSLTNYKAFSQFVRPLIAAKNPKIPVSKMMTLMMAKWREFSTNNPLKGCATANAALAAANVAAAVENMVAVGTDGGVEAASAASPVTTPSPAPAFVAAAAPTPAPPLAPAPAPPLRKAKTKEGKGPNARKRSKPTPKPPPKPKPKKVAPLKIKLGGLNSKRKRSSSDEDEPDGDSDFEDGSFSVSDGSIRSSRPKKKSKNAKKKKKVETEDGDGYETDHQDYCEVCQQGGEIILCDTCPRAYHMVCLDPDMEKAPEGKWSCPHCEKEGIQWEARDDLSEAEGEDDDDRRDDGMEEEDDHHIEFCRVCKDGGELLCCDTCPSSYHIHCLNPPLPEIPNGEWICPRCKCPPMKGKVQKVLTWRWGEPPASMPVPRPADLPADAPDPPPLAGRREREFFVKWCNMSYWHCSWVLELQLELNCQVMFRNYQRKTDMDEPPPVDFGGEGDDDKSTKRKNKDPLFVHMEEDFGRFGVKIEWLMIHRVLNHSVDKKNNVHYLIKWRDLPYDQSTWESEDMDIPEYDTYKQIYWNHRELMMGEEGRPGKKLKKTVKVKKAERPPANPVVDPTIKFDRQPDYLDSTGGTLHPYQLEGLNWLRFSWAQATDTILADEMGLGKTVQTAVFLYSLYKEGHSKGPFLVSAPLSTIINWEREFEMWAPDMYVVTYVGDKDSRAVIRENEFSFEGNAIRGGKKASKMKKDSTVKFHVLLTSYELITIDQAVLGSIEWACLVVDEAHRLKNNQSKFFRVLNNYSLQHKLLLTGTPLQNNLEELFHLLNFLTPERFNNLEGFLEEFADIAKEDQIKKLHDMLGPHMLRRLKADVFKHMPSKTELIVRVELSPMQKKYYKFILTRNFEALNTRGGGNQVSLLNVVMDLKKCCNHPYLFPAAATEAPKLPNGMYEGTALTKASGKLMLLHKMMKKLKEGGHRVLVFSQMTKMLDLLEDFLENEGYKYERIDGGVTGNMRQEAIDRFNAPGAQQFAFLLSTRAGGLGINLASADTVIIYDSDWNPHNDIQAFSRAHRIGQNRKVMIYRFVTKASVEERITQVAKKKMMLTHLVVRPGLGSKTGSMSKQELDDILKFGTEELFKDEVGEGDNKEDDSSVIHYDDHAIDRLLDRNQDATEDTELQSMNEYLSSFKVAQYVVKDEDDEEEVEREVIKQEESVDPDYWEKLLRHHYEQQQEDLARNLGKGKRTRKPVNYNDGSQEDRDWQEDQSDNQSDYSVASEEGDEDFDERSEANARRPNRKGLRNDRDKPLPPLLARVGGNIEVLGFNARQRKAFLNAVMRYGMPPQDAFTNQWLVRDLRGKSEKEFKAYVSLFMRHLCEPGADGAETFADGVPREGLSRQHVLTRIGVMSLIRKKVQEFEHVNGQWSMPWMAELEENKRAAALAAGEDPKTPSTGTPADTQPNTPVPEDLSKSEDKDEIKREGEESKVAKKGEDPEIIEIPDESEKSPASEKKEELGAERRVTDEGDEGKEKDGENMSKEKEEKSKAAAEREASANNKSDGSDGRVDSEEDRSKAEDSKDEKMDTTSPAEDRKEQKEEKDGIKTDDCGKLQNGENGKEGGTAASAVNISEEKKKASKQRFMFNIADGGFTELHSLWQNEERAATVTKKTYEIWHRRHDYWLLAGIIQHGYARWQDVQNDVRFAIINEPFKGEMSRGNFLEIKNKFLARRFKLLEQALVIEEQLRRAAYLNMTEDPAHPSMALNTRFSEVECLAESHQHLSKESMSGNKPANAVLHKVLKQLEELLSDMKADVTRLPATIARIPPVAVRLQMSERNILSRLASRGPDVTAQNQSQTSQQMQVPR, translated from the exons ATGTCGTGTAGCGAAGATGAGAGGGACGACTTTGGAGCGCCAGAGGAGCATTCAGTTCTTCACG ATGAAGAAGAGCCGGAGGATGTTGTCTCCGACCTGGACGAGGCACCCAAgtcgaagaagaagaagaaagccaagaagagcagcagagagagccgGAGCAGCAAGAGGCAAAGACCCATCCGGGAG GAACTGCCGGTCAGCTCCCCAGAGCACCTGATGGGAATGGAGGCGGCAGAGAGGGATGCAGATGAGGGAGTTATGCGGTCAGAGAGTGAAGGGAGTGATTACGCCCctgggagaaaaaagaagaaacgcTCAAGCTCTGCAAAAGACAAGAAGAAAGGAGGTGGGGCCGGAGAGAAAGGAGGCTCTAAGAGCAAACGcaaagatccagaaccagaagatgatgatgacgacAACGATGACTGCCAG CCGAAAAGCTCCGCCCAGCTGCTGGAGGCCTGGGGCATGAAGGACATCGATCATGTCTTTACTCAGGAAGACTACAGCTCTCTCACCAACTACAAGGCTTTCAGCCAGTTTGTTAG ACCTTTAATTGCAGCAAAGAATCCCAAAATTCCCGTATCCAAGATGATGACCTTAATGATGGCTAAGTGGAGAGAATTCAGCACAAACAACCCGCTGAAG GGTTGCGCCACAGCCAATGCAGCCCTTGCAGCTGCCAATGTGGCTGCAGCAGTGGAGAACATGGTGGCTGTGGGGACTGACGGAGGTGTGGAGGCTGCCTCTGCTGCCTCCCCTGTGACTACTCCCTCTCCTGCCCCTGCCTTTGTTGCTGCTGCCGCTCCAACACCTGCACCGCCCCTAGCGCCGGCTCCAGCTCCCCCACTCCGCAAGGCCAAGACCAAAGAGGGAAAAG GTCCAAATGCTCGCAAAAGGTCAAAACCTACACCGAAGCCTCCACCTAAGCCAAAACCCAAGAAGGTGGCCCCGCTTAAAATCAAACTAGGGGGCCTCAACAGCAAGAGAAAGCGCTCCTCT AGCGATGAAGACGAGCCTGATGGCGACAGTGACTTTGAAGACGGTAGTTTCTCAGTGTCTGACGGCTCCATCCGCAGCAGCCGTCCTAAGAAGAAATCCAAAAATgcgaaaaagaagaagaaag tggaGACAGAAGATGGCGATGGCTATGAGACCGACCACCAGGACTACTGCGAGGTGTGCCAGCAGGGAGGAGAGATTATTTTGTGTGACACCTGTCCCAGAGCTTATCACATGGTGTGTCTGGACCCTGACATGGAGAAGGCTCCAGAGGGCAAGTGGAGCTGTCCACACTGT GAGAAGGAGGGGATCCAGTGGGAGGCTAGAGATGATCTGTCCGAGGCTGAAGGGGAGGATGATGACGACAGAAGAGATGATGGcatggaggaggaagacgacCACCACATTGAGTTCTGCAGAGTGTGTAAGGACGGCGGAGAGCTGCTCTGCTGTGACACCTGCCCCTCCTCCTACCACATCCACTGCCTGAACCCTCCTCTCCCCGAGATTCCCAACGGAGAGTGGATCTGCCCCCGCTGCAAG TGTCCCCCAATGAAAGGAAAAGTGCAGAAGGTTTTAACATGGCGTTGGGGGGAACCTCCAGCCTCCATGCCTGTCCCCCGGCCTGCTGACCTGCCTGCTGATGCTCCTGATCCCCCTCCTCTGGCCGGCCGTCGGGAGAGGGAGTTCTTTGTCAAATGGTGCAATATGTCCTACTGGCACTGCTCCTGGGTGCTGGAGCTGCAG CTGGAGCTGAACTGCCAGGTGATGTTCCGTAACTACCAGAGGAAGACCGACATGGACGAACCTCCACCTGTGGACTTTGGAGGCGAAGGCGATGATGACAagagcacaaaaagaaaaaacaaagatccTCTGTTTGTTCACATGGAGGAGGACTTTGGACGCTTTGGGGTTAAGATAGAGTGGCTGATGATCCACCGCGTCCTTAACCACAG TGTTGACAAGAAGAACAACGTTCATTATTTAATCAAATGGAGAGATCTGCCCTATGACCAGTCAACCTGGGAAAGTGAAGACATGGACATACCTGAGTATGATACGTACAAACAGATATACTGGAATCACAG AGAACTGATGATGGGCGAGGAGGGGAGACCGGgcaaaaaactgaagaaaacggTCAAAGTCAAAAAGGCGGAACGGCCACCTGCTAATCCAGTTGTAGAT CCCACCATCAAGTTTGATCGCCAGCCCGACTACCTGGACAGTACAGGCGGCACGCTGCATCCCTACCAGCTGGAGGGCTTGAACTGGCTCCGGTTCTCATGGGCTCAGGCCACCGACACCATCCTGGCTGATGAGATGGGTTTAGGCAAAACGGTTCAAACGGCTGTCTTCCTGTATTCTCTGTATAAGGAG GGTCACTCCAAAGGTCCCTTCCTGGTCAGCGCTCCTCTGTCCACCATTATTAACTGGGAAAGAGAGTTTGAGATGTGGGCCCCCGATATGTACGTGGTTACCTATGTTGGGGACAAAGACAGCAGGGCTGTTATCAGAGAGAACGAGTTCTCGTTTGAGGGAAACGCCATCAGGGGAGGGAAGAAGGCCTCCAAGATGAAG AAAGACTCGACAGTGAAGTTCCACGTTCTGCTGACGTCCTATGAGCTGATCACCATCGACCAGGCTGTGCTGGGGTCCATCGAATGGGCTTGCCTGGTCGTTGATGAGGcacacagactcaaaaacaaccagtccAAG ttCTTCAGAGTGTTGAACAACTACTCGCTGCAACATAAGCTTCTGCTGACTGGGACTCCTCTTCAGAACAACCTGGAGGAGCTTTTCCACTTGTTGAACTTCTTAACCCCGGAGAGATTCAA caaCCTTGAAGGGTTTCTGGAGGAATTTGCAGACATTGCCAAAGAGGACCAGATCAAGAAACTCCATGACATGCTGGGACCACACATGCTCAGGAGGCTGAAGGCTGATGTGTTTAAACACATGCCTTCGAAGACGGAGCTCATTGTCCGGGTGGAGCTGAGCCCCATGCAGAA GAAATACTACAAGTTTATTCTGACACGCAACTTTGAGGCATTGAACACTCGAGGAGGTGGAAACCAAGTGTCTCTGCTCAACGTTGTCATGGACCTTAAAAAGTGCTGCAATCATCCCTACCTCTTTCCAGCCGCTGCAACA GAGGCTCCCAAACTTCCAAATGGCATGTATGAAGGTACTGCCCTGACCAAAGCTTCAGGGAAGCTGATGCTTCTTCACAAGATGATGAAGAAGCTGAAAGAGGGAGGCCACAGGGTTCTGGTTTTCTCCCAGATGACCAAGATGCTCGACCTGCTGGAGGACTTCCTGGAGAACGAAGGCTACAAATATGAGAGGATTGATGGCGGAGTCACCGGCAACATGAGACAAGAAGCTATCGATCGCTTTAATG CTCCTGGAGCTCAGCAGTTTGCTTTCCTCCTCTCGACCCGGGCCGGTGGTTTGGGTATTAATCTCGCTTCTGCTGACACAGTCATCATCTACGACTCTGACTGGAACCCCCACAATGACATCCAG GCTTTCAGCAGAGCTCATCGCATTGGCCAGAACAGGAAAGTGATGATCTATCGGTTTGTTACCAAAGCATCTGTTGAGGAGAGGATCACACAg GTGGCGAAGAAGAAGATGATGCTGACTCACCTGGTGGTGCGGCCCGGACTTGGCTCCAAGACGGGCTCCATGTCAAAGCAGGAACTTGACGACATTCTCAAGTTTGGAACCGAAGAGCTGTTCAAGGATGAAGTTGGAGAAg GAGACAACAAGGAGGATGACAGCAGCGTGATTCACTATGATGACCACGCAATTGACCGCTTGCTGGACAGGAACCAGGATGCCACGGAGGACACGGAGCTGCAGAGCATGAACGAATACCTCAGCTCCTTTAAAGTGGCCCAGTATGTTGTCAAAGATGAGGACGATGAG gaggaggtagaAAGAGAGGTGATCAAGCAGGAGGAAAGCGTTGATCCTGACTACTGGGAGAAACTGCTTCGACACCATTATGAGCAGCAACAGGAAGATCTCGCCCGCAATTTGGGCAAAGGCAAACGTACTCGAAAGCCGGTCAACTACAATGACGGCTCCCAGGAGGACCGAG ACTGGCAGGAGGATCAGTCTGACAACCAGTCTGATTACTCAGTGGCCTCAGAGGAGGGAGACGAGGACTTTGACGAACGCTCTGAAG CTAACGCCCGCAGACCAAACCGCAAAGGCTTGAGGAACGACAGAGACAAGCCTCTGCCTCCTTTGCTGGCCAGGGTGGGGGGCAACATTGAG GTGCTGGGCTTCAACGCACGGCAGAGGAAAGCGTTCCTGAACGCAGTGATGCGTTATGGGATGCCTCCTCAGGATGCCTTCACCAACCAGTGGCTGGTCCGGGACTTGCGAGGGAAATCTGAGAAGGAATTTAA GGCTTATGTGTCTCTGTTTATGCGACATCTTTGTGAGCCGGGAGCCGATGGAGCAGAAACCTTCGCAGATGGCGTCCCACGCGAGGGTCTGTCGAGGCAGCACGTGCTCACTCGCATCGGAGTGATGTCACTTATAAGGAAAAAA GTTCAGGAGTTTGAACATGTGAACGGTCAGTGGTCGATGCCCTGGATGGCAGagctggaggaaaataaaagagcGGCAGCTTTGGCTGCAGGTGAAGACCCGAAAACCCCGTCCACAGGGACGCCTGCAGACACACAGCCCAATACTCCCGTGCCAG AAGATTTGTCTAAATCAGAGGACAAGGATGAAATTaaaagagaaggagaagaaagcaAAGTGGCTAAAAAAGGAGAGGACCCTGAG atTATTGAAATCCCAGATGAATCTGAAAAATCCCCTGCttctgaaaagaaagaagagctgGGAGCAGAGAGGAGGGTGACAGACGAAGGCGATGAAGGGAAGGAGAAAGATGGGGAGAACATGagcaaagagaaagaagagaagagcaAGGCTGCAGCTGAGAGGGAGGCCTCTGCTAACAACAAGAGCGACGGTTCAGACGGCAGAGTGGATTCAGAGGAGGACAGGTCAAAAG CTGAAGACAGCAAAGATGAGAAGATGGACACTACGTCGCCAGCAGAGGACAGAAAAG AGCAAAAGGAGGAGAAAGACGGGATAAAAACAGACGATTGTGGAAAACTGCAGAATGGCGAGAACGGCAAAGAGGGAGGAACAGCTGCATCTGCGGTTAACATCagtgaggagaagaagaaagccTCCAAGCAGAGGTTCATGTTCAACATCGCAGACGGTGGTTTCACAG AGCTTCACTCCCTGTGGCAGAATGAAGAGAGGGCCGCCACCGTCACCAAGAAGACTTATGAGATATGGCACCGTCGCCATGATTACTGGCTGTTGGCTGGAATCATACA ACACGGCTACGCTCGATGGCAGGATGTGCAGAACGATGTGAGGTTTGCCATCATCAACGAGCCCTTCAAAGGGGAAATGAGCAGAGGGAACTTCCTGGAGATCAAGAACAAGTTTCTGGCTCGGAGGTTCAAG CTACTGGAGCAGGCGTTGGTGATCGAGGAGCAGCTGCGCAGGGCGGCCTACTTGAACATGACAGAGGACCCGGCTCACCCCTCCATGGCCCTCAACACTCGCTTCAGCGAGGTGGAGTGTCTCGCAGAGTCCCATCAGCACCTCAGCAAAGAGTCCATGTCTGGAAACAAGCCTGCCAATGCAGTGCTGCATAAAG